Within Persephonella sp., the genomic segment TGTCATCATATGAATAATCTCAGGGTTTTTTTCTTCAGAAGGATCACTGCCTTTATAGCCGTTCATTATCACACCTTTGATCTGTGCATTTATTGAGTTCAGAGCATCTACAGTTAGAACGGTGTGGTTTATAGTCCCCAAACCTGCCCTTGACACAATCAGCACCGGCAGGGAAGCCTCATACACAAGGTCAAGGTATGTTATGATCCTTCCTTCATTCTCAGTTATAGGAACTTTAATACCTCCTGC encodes:
- a CDS encoding AAA family ATPase, translated to AGGIKVPITENEGRIITYLDLVYEASLPVLIVSRAGLGTINHTVLTVDALNSINAQIKGVIMNGYKGSDPSEEKNPEIIHMMTGIDILAVCCQSEDPVGECCKNLEPVLSYIF